From the genome of Gemmatimonadota bacterium:
TAGGTACGCGACGTCAGAACAACCGGAAGCCGATACTGTTCCGGATCCACCGAACCCGCGATCCCCAGGCAGAGCTGGAATCCCACCCAGAGCCCCACCGGGATCGCGAGCAAGACCTGCACTCCCATCTCCCCCAGGAGGACGGTGGAAATTTCGCCGCGCGTGAACCCCAGTACGCGGAGGGAGGCGAGGTCCCGCGCCCGCTCCGCCACGGCCACGCGCGCGTTGTTGTAAACGACACCGGCCGCAATCACCGAGGCGAACGCGGTCATGATGAGCATCATGACCGTGAGGTACTGCGCGCTCTGCTCGCGAAATCCCCGAATCAGCGCCGCACGGCTTCCGACACCGGCGATGGCGGGGATCTCCGCGAGCTTCGCCTCGAGCTCGGCGAACCGCGTGCCGTCCACCAGTAGGAGCGCCTGGGTGACGGTGGGCCCCTCGCCGAGGAGAGCGTTCAACTCCTCGATCCGCATGTGGCCGATGAGGCCGAACATCTCGTCCACGAGCCCGGTCACGACCAGCGGCGCCTCTCTCGTGCGGCCCTCGCGAAAGGCCGCGCGAACGGTGTCGCCGATGCCGGCATCGAGGACCTCCCCGAGCTTTGCGGTCAGGACCACACCTCCCTGGGGAAGGGGAAGCACCACTCCCTCCGCATCCACGAGCTCTCGAAGAGTCGCTCCGTCGGGATAGCCTTGGAGGGCGACGTCTCGCCAGCGATGCCCGGCATGCATGCGCGCCGCCGTCGTCCGCAGGCCTTCTGCCCGCACGACGCCGGGGAAAGGAAGGAGCTCGCGCACCGCACGCTCGGGCCGAGGACCCACGAAAGTGACGGTCACGTCTTCCTTCCACGCTCGGTAGAACTGGTGGTCGATGAGGAAGTCGAGAGCGTCCGAGGTGAATCGCGCGACGACGAGTAGTCCCACCGCCATCGCGATTCCGAGTGCAGAAAGCGCCGTGCGCACCCTTCGCCGCCCAATCTCCCGGAGGACCATCCGCCCGCTCGGACCGACGAGGGCGCCGACGCCGAGGCGCTCCAGAAAGGAAGGCTGGTATCGTGCGGGCGGCTCCGGATTCATGGCCTCGGCCGGCGAAAGCCGGAGGATCCGGCGGAGGGCCCCGAAGGCTCCGAGACCGCCGGCGACCAGGGCGCTGGCCACGCCCACGAGGGGCGGGCCCCACCCCAGCCGGAATTCGAGGAGGGGGAAGCCGAAGAAGGTCGCATACAGCCCGGTCATCGCCGATCCCAACCACCACCCGAGCAAGATTCCCAGGAAGCTCCCCGCCAGCACCACTCCGGACATCAGCTTCAGGTAGTGGACGCCGATCTCGCGATCCCGGTATCCGAGCGCCTTCAGCGCCGCGACTTGCGTCCGCTGGAGGTTCAGGAGGCGGGAGAGAACCACGTTCAACAAAAATGCCGCGACGCCGAGAAAGATGAGTGGGATCACGCCGGCGAACTGCCGGAGCTGCGACAGCTCCCCCTCGAGAATCGAATGCGAAGGCTGATCCGCCCGTCCGACCGCACCCGACCCACCGTAGGGATCGAGGATGGCGTCCACCGCCGCGAGGACCTCCTGCTCGGAGGTGCCTCGCTGGAGGCGGAAGACCACGTTGTTGAACGCGCCCTCCATCTGAAAGATCGGGGCCACGCCTCCACGATCCATCCAGAGGACCGCGAAGCGGTCTTCTTCGGGTATCGCGGCCCCGCCGGTGGGAATCGGAAAGACGAACTCCGGGGAGGTCGCGAGCCCAGTGATCCGGACGTGGCGGAGTGTACCGTTCATCACCACGCGAAGGGTATCTCCAGGCTGCACATCCCACCCCTCGGCGAAGGCATCGAGGAGGAGCGCCTCGTCCGCCCGCCCCGGTTCCGGGAGCCCCCCCTCGCGGAGGAAGATTCCGT
Proteins encoded in this window:
- a CDS encoding ABC transporter permease — protein: MTGFLERLFQRLSALDRKLVRDLRGMFGQGVTIALVVAAGIAGFLTMRSTYGSLVNSRDAYYERYRFGDVFVSVERAPQSLSSRLEEILGVALAYPRIAEPVRIAMEGAVQPPIGQVISLPPDGVPPLNGIFLREGGLPEPGRADEALLLDAFAEGWDVQPGDTLRVVMNGTLRHVRITGLATSPEFVFPIPTGGAAIPEEDRFAVLWMDRGGVAPIFQMEGAFNNVVFRLQRGTSEQEVLAAVDAILDPYGGSGAVGRADQPSHSILEGELSQLRQFAGVIPLIFLGVAAFLLNVVLSRLLNLQRTQVAALKALGYRDREIGVHYLKLMSGVVLAGSFLGILLGWWLGSAMTGLYATFFGFPLLEFRLGWGPPLVGVASALVAGGLGAFGALRRILRLSPAEAMNPEPPARYQPSFLERLGVGALVGPSGRMVLREIGRRRVRTALSALGIAMAVGLLVVARFTSDALDFLIDHQFYRAWKEDVTVTFVGPRPERAVRELLPFPGVVRAEGLRTTAARMHAGHRWRDVALQGYPDGATLRELVDAEGVVLPLPQGGVVLTAKLGEVLDAGIGDTVRAAFREGRTREAPLVVTGLVDEMFGLIGHMRIEELNALLGEGPTVTQALLLVDGTRFAELEAKLAEIPAIAGVGSRAALIRGFREQSAQYLTVMMLIMTAFASVIAAGVVYNNARVAVAERARDLASLRVLGFTRGEISTVLLGEMGVQVLLAIPVGLWVGFQLCLGIAGSVDPEQYRLPVVLTSRTYGFAVAVVLLATAASALVVRRRLDRLDLIGVLKSRE